The genomic window AACGGCTCGAACCCGTCTTAGAAGCTGAAATCCGTCGCTTAGATCCGAACATCCCAACTGTCTTGCTGGCTCACTTGATGGCAGATCGGGCTAATTTGGGTGCAGAACGCCTATTAGCTGTAGGTAAAGGCTTTACTATTCCCATTTCTTTAATTGCTCGTCCTGAATTTGACTATGTAGCTTTAGGACACGTCCATAAGCACCAGAACTTGAATAAATCAAACGATCCACCAGTTGTTTACCCTGGAAGCATTGAAAGAGTTGATTTTAGTGAAGAAAAAGAAGATAAAGGCTATATTTTAGTTGATTTAGTCAAAGGTAAAGTCGATTGGGAATTTTGCCGCCTACCTGCGAGAAATTTCCGCACCATTGAAGTCGATGTCTCAGAGAAGAAAGAACCCCTAGCTGTAATTGTAAAGGCGATCGCTCAAAAACCGATTACTGAAGCTGTCGTTAGGCTGATCTACAAACTTCGTCCCGATCAAGTTGAACAAATCGAAACCAACACATTACATCAAGCATTGACTGATGCTCACAGCTATACCATTCAAGCCGAACTAGTCAGTCAACTAGCTCGTCCTAGACTACCAGAATTGGGTTTAGGTCAAAGTATAGAACCCATTGCTGCTCTAGAAACATACTTAAAAAGTAAACCAGATTTACAAGATTTAGCCGCTAGAATGCTAGAAACTGCGGAAAAAATGCTTGGCTCAGAAGACCAATGGGAATTAGATGAACTACCAGAGACAGAAAATCTTGTCTCCTCAGTCTCAGCTAAATCGCGGCGCACCCA from Merismopedia glauca CCAP 1448/3 includes these protein-coding regions:
- the sbcD gene encoding exonuclease subunit SbcD encodes the protein MKILHLSDIHMGSGFTHGRLNPTTGLNTRLEDFVSSLSQCIDRALAEPVDLVLFGGDAFPDATPAPYVQEAFASQFRRLVDAQIPTVLLVGNHDQHSQGQGGASLCIYRTLGVPGFIVGDRLTTHRISTPHGDIQIVTLPWLTRSTLFTRKETHDTSLAEINQMLLERLEPVLEAEIRRLDPNIPTVLLAHLMADRANLGAERLLAVGKGFTIPISLIARPEFDYVALGHVHKHQNLNKSNDPPVVYPGSIERVDFSEEKEDKGYILVDLVKGKVDWEFCRLPARNFRTIEVDVSEKKEPLAVIVKAIAQKPITEAVVRLIYKLRPDQVEQIETNTLHQALTDAHSYTIQAELVSQLARPRLPELGLGQSIEPIAALETYLKSKPDLQDLAARMLETAEKMLGSEDQWELDELPETENLVSSVSAKSRRTQLKLL